CCCCGATGTAAATGCATCTCCCATTCCCATCTTATAAACAGTGGTATCTTTATCGTTTCTGTAATATTTCATCTCCGTTCCATCAAAGTAAATGGTAGAATTGGAATCATCTCTTACAAAAACCTTATTAAAGTATTTTTTAAGTACCTCTTCTCTCTGTTCTTCACCAAAAATGATATACAGCTCACTACTTTTGGTTACAATAAAATCTACCGCCTCCAGGATTTCATCACTTACCCTCATTGCAGGAGAAGCATATAAACCTACTTTTTTGCCATATTTTTTGGCTTTTCTAACGGTATATTCCACTACTTCCATGGAAACTTCAAGCTGTACAAGGACAAGATCAGAGGTATGAAAATACCGGTCTGCTTCATCAATATGGGCTGTATTAAGATATTTGTTGGCTGCAGGCACTACTACAATCGCAGCATTGCCCCCAGAGGTCGTCACATAGGCAGTACCTGTTGACTCTCTATCTGTCTCATGTACAAAACCTACATTTACACTTTCGCTCACCAGATTTCTCATGATTTGCTGTCCCAGCGGGTCCATTCCTACACATCCTATAAAGTAAACACTTGCCCCCAATCTGGCAGTACCTACCGCCTGATTTGCGCCTTTTCCTCCAAAATAGCTTTCTGAATTAACAGCCAGAACGGTTTCGTTAGGTAAAGGAAGTTTATCGGTTTCTAAAACAAGATCTATTGAGGAACTACCTACAACAATAATTTTGGGTTGATCTGATGAGAAATTCATTGTGTTTTATATTAGTTTTAAAAATTATAACAGACGAAATTTCATGTCAAAAATAACTAATTTTTACTTAACTTATTTCAATAAATTCAGTAATAATCTTCACGGGTGATTGATCTTTACTATAAGCAATATAGCTGGCGTAAAAACCTTCCCCGTAGCCCGTCTCGAAAGCAAATATAGTTCCGGGATGAGTTTCTGATGGCTTTAAAAATGCATATTGATCTATAGCACCTTTTTCATCAAAGAAATACTCATGAAAAAATTCTTCATAAATCCCCATGAAATCAGCGCCTTTATTATGATATAGCTTTTGTTCCAGATCATTAAGGCTGTTTTGGGTATCTACGTCCATGAAGCATCCCATTCCACTTTCTACCGGATATCCAAAAACCTCTTCTTTTGCAAGTTCTTTGATGTTTTGCCCTGCCGTGGTCGCAAGTTTCCAGTCTGTAATTTCGTCATTACTGAATACAATTTCTGCATAGGCAACACAGTTGCTTTCTCTCTCTTTATGAAGCATTACAGAGAATTCTCCTTTCGGAAAATTTGTAGAAAAAGCAAGCATATCATTCGTAATTAACGGATCACAGGCTACTAGCTTTCCACTGGAAAGATAGATTTTTCCTACCTCAAAACTTTCTAACAAGGGGCTTTCCACAAAGTCCTTCGAAAATAGTTTTTTAATGTTTTCTATATGTGTCATTTTATCTCTTTTCTTAAACCATCAGGCTGGATACAAGTTTTCATCTGTATCCAGCCTGATATTAAGACAACATGTTGTCTCTATTTCTAATTTACAAACTTTTCAGCTTCTCTTCCAAGATCGCAATCTTGTCAATAGCATCCTTTTGTTTTTTACGTTCCACTTCTACAACCTCAGGCTTTGCATTAGCAACAAACTTTTCGTTGGAAAGCTTCTTCTCTACTGAAATCAAGAATCCTTTTAAATATTTTACTTCTTCTTCGGTTTTTGTTTTTTCTTCTCCCAAATCTAAGTTTTCACTTAAAGGAATAGAAACCTCAGTTGCTCCTACCAGGAAAGTAAAGCTTGGCTTATCTGTTTTTTGTCCGAAGTTAATGTCAGCAATATTCGCCAATTTTCTTACAACTGCTTCATTGGCAAATTCTGTAGCATTGGTAAATACCTCAACTGTTTCTCTTGGTGAAATTCCTTTTGTCTGACGGTAGTTTCTAACACCGGAAATCAATTCTTTTGAAATTTCAAAGTTCTTAATTACATCTTCGCTGAACTCATCTGCATTTTTCTGCTGCGCAATAACAAGAGCATCCTCAATACTTCTTTCTGAAATCAAATGCCAAATTTCTTCTGACTGGAAAGGCATAAACGGATGAAGTAATTTCATCAATTCTTCAAAGAAAATAATCGTTCTGTCATAAACCTCCTTAGAAATCCCTTCTCCATAGTTTGGCTTGATTGCCTCAAGATACCAACCACAAAAATCATCCCAAATTAATTTATAAATCAAATGAAGTGCATCGGAAATTCTAAATTTCTCGAATTGATCATTGATCTCAACAATTGTTTTGTTTAATTTATTTTCAAACCATTCAATAGCCTGATGATCGGTAGCAATTGCCGGCTTGTCTTCATGATTCCACATGTTGATCAAACGGAAAGCGCTCCAGATTTTTGTCATAAAGTTTCTTCCCTGAAGCATTAAATCTTCATCAAAAAGAAGGTCGTTTCCTGCTGCAGAACTCAATAGAATCCCAACACGAACACCATCTGCACCATATTTATCCATCAGTTCAAGTGGATCCGGAGAGTTTCCTAAAGATTTTGACATCTTTCTTCTCTGCTTATCTCTTACAATCCCTGTGAAGTAAACATTCTTAAACGGAACTTCTTTTCTGTATTCCAATCCGGCCATGATCATTCTGGCTACCCAGAAGAAAATGATATCCGGACCTGTAACCAAGTCAGATGTAGGATAGTAATAATTGATATCCTTATTTGCAGGATCAAGAATTCCATCAAATACAGACATTGGCCACAACCAAGATGAGAACCAGGTATCCAGTGCATCATCATCCTGTCTAAGGCTTTCTATTGTTAAATCCTCATTTCCTGTTTTTTGTTTTGCCTGTACTAAAGCTTCTTCCTTAGTTTCAGCTACTACAAAATCTTCATCTCCTGTCCCATAAAAGTAAGCGGGAATCTGCTGTCCCCACCAAAGCTGACGGGAAATATTCCAGTCACGGATGTTTTCCATCCAGTGTTTGTAGGTATTTTTAAATTTCTCAGGATAGAACTTCACCTCATCATCCATTACTACATCCAATGCAGGCTTAGCAATTTCAGACATTTTAAGGAACCATTGTACTGAAACCTTTGGTTCAATAACGGCACCTGTTCTTTCGGAAGTTCCTACTTTATTTACATAATCTTCTGCTTTTAGCAAAAGATCTTTTTCTTCTAATTCCTTTGCGATTTGCTTTCTTACCTCAAATCTGTTTTTTCCTGCATAATGCAGACCATGCTCGTTAAGGTTTCCGTCATCATCTAAAGCATCAATCATTTTCAACTGGTACTTTTGTCCGATTTCATAGTCATTGATATCGTGTGCCGGAGTAATTTTCAAGGCTCCTGTTCCGAACTCAATGTCTACATATTCATCTTCAATGATTGGGATAACTCTATTTACGATCGGTACAATTACGTTTTTACCTTTTAAATGGGCATATCTTTCATCATTAGGATTGATACATACCGCAGTATCCCCAAAAATTGTTTCAGGACGTGTTGTAGCCACTGAAAGGAACTCTTCAGACCCTTCAATCTTATATTTAAGGAAATATAATTTCCCGTTCTGCTCTTTAAATATTACCTCTTCATCTGAAATATTGGTCTTCGCTTCAGGATCCCAGTTTACCATTCTGTAGCCTCTGTAGATTAATCCTTTATTGTAAAGGTCTACAAAGCTTTTGATAACCTGTTGAGAAAGCTTTTCCTCCATCGTGAAACGGGTTCTGTCCCAGTCACAAGAACAACCTAGTTTTTTAAGCTGCTCAAGGATCGTTCCTCCATATTTATTCGTCCATTCCCAAGCGTGCTCAAGGAACTGTTCACGAGTAATATCAGACTTATTGACCCCTTCAGACTTCAATTTAGCAACAACTTTAGCTTCGGTAGCAATTGAAGCGTGATCTGTTCCCGGAATCCAACAAGCATTAAACCCGCGCATTCTTGCACGACGGACCAGAACATCTTGAATGGTATTGTTCAACATATGCCCCATGTGTAGTATCCCCGTAACGTTTGGCGGAGGAATAACTATGGTATATGGTGGTTTGTCATTAGGCTCTGAGTGGAAATATTTGTTTTCCAACCAGTAATTGTACCATTTTTGTTCTGTTTCCTGTGGATTGTACTTTTCTGAAATCTGCATAAATTCTATTTCTTTGGCTTGCAATTTGCAAAAATAGTCTAAAGAAAAAAATTTTTAAGCATGAATTAAAATAATTTTTAACTTTGTTTCACAAAATTTATCTAACAAACATATTAACATTCAAGAATATGAAGAAATTAATCGCAGGAATTGCATTATTCGGAACATTTGCTCTTGCATCTGCACAAACTATTACATTTGATAAAACTACTTTCGACTACGGTACTATTAAGCCTAGTTCTGACGGTACAAGATTTTTCACAGTAACCAACACTGGTGATAAGCCTTTGATTATTTCAAATGTAAAACCATCTTGTGGATGTACAACTCCTGAATTCAGCCAAGACCCGATCATGCCAGGAAAATCTGCTAAGATCAAGGTTGGATACAACACTGCCCTTACAGGAGGTTTCAACAAAATGATCGAAGTTTTTTCTAACGACCCTGCAAACAGCAGAAGCGTAATCTACATCAAAGGTAACGTAGATGCTAATGCTCCTGAGCCAAAAGTATTGACTCCTGCTGAGCAAAAAGAAGCTGCTAAAGCTGAGAAAAAAGCTGCTAAACTAGCTAAAAAGACTGCTGCAAAGTAAGCTCTACACAAAAAAATAAAGAAACCGCCTCCACTGAGGCGGTTTTTTTATTACATTTATCTAAGAGTAGATCAGAGGCGTAAAATAATCTTTTAATCTTAAACAAAATATGGACACCAATTTCTCAGATGATTTTAAAGTAAACGGAAAATTTTCAATAAAAAAAACATCAACATCCTATCAGGGGAAACTAACCAAAGAAGAGGGAACCCAGCTATTAATTCAGGAAAAAGAAAAGCTTCGTGAATTACAGGAAAGACTTTATGCGGATGGAAGCCAATCTCTTTTGGTAGTACTTCAGGCAATGGATGCTGCGGGAAAAGATAGTATGATAGAACATGTCTTTGGTGGAGTAAATCCGCAGGGATGTAATGTAACCAGCTTTAAGACACCAAGTTCCAAAGAGTATTCTCATGATTTTTTGTGGAGGCATTATCTGACCTTACCTCAAAAAGGAATGATTGGAATCTTTAACCGCTCACACTACGAAAGTGTTTTGGTCTGCAAGGTTCACCCTGAATATAATTTAAGCGAAAAAACTTGGTCTTCAGTGCAAGACTTTGATGATAAATTCTGGGAAAACCGTTATGAAAGTATCCGAAATTTTGAAAAACATCTTTCACAGAATGGAACAACCATTATCAAGATATTCCTGAATGTATCTAAGGATGAACAAAAGAAAAGATTGTTAGACAGGATTGACGAACAGGAAAAAAACTGGAAATTCTCTGCAGCTGATCTTCCTGAAAGAGCTTTATTCAGTCAATATATGGAGGCTTATGAAACAGCCATTAACGAAACGTCAAAAGATCATGCCCCTTGGTATGTACTTCCTGCAGACAATAAATGGTTTGCAAGAGTAGCTGCAATTCAGATTATCATAGACACTTTAGAAAAAATGAACCTTAAATATCCAAAGCTTTCAGAAAAAGATAAGGAAGATCTCCAAAAGGCTAAACAGCAATTATTGGACGAGTAATCCGGAATTAGCTTACTTGTAAACTGATTTACCGTGAATATATTTAAAGACTTTTGAATGTAAGTTTTCAAAGGTCTTTTTCCATGTGAACTGCTCGGTAACTTTTATCTTATTATTTTCAGGTAATAGGAATGGTATAATTTCTTTAGGAATCCGCCAAAAAACTTCGGGAGGGTTCTGCCTGAAAACATGGATGTAAAGTTTTAGGGTTTCTAAATACCAATCCTGATGCTTATTATAATCATTAATTCCACCTACATTCGGAAAATGATGAAGTTCTCTTTCCAGAATATTCGGGCAGTATTCTTTCCAGTATTCGGTGGTATAGAGCAGATGCAAATGCCACACTTTATCTACGACTATGGAAGGAGATGCTCCATTTTTAGAAACACAGCATAAGTAAACAAATTTTTTATATTCTTCAATGGCAAGCAAACAGAATCTTCTCATCCAGCCTTCTGTCTGAGCCAGTTTTCTGGAAAAAGGAATGGCTAATTCAGCCTGATCAATCTGATAATCTGAAATCCTTTTCCATAAAGGATTCCGGAGATAATCAAGTTGGGTACTATCTAATAGAACGGAGGTAAATTCAGGTTTCATGATATTAAAATCTTAATCCATTAATTCTTATTAATATGTATCTAATCAACCGCCACATCCACAAGATGGAGGGGTATAATAGGTATGAATTTCTTTCTTGTAATGTTTTCTAAGTAAGTTTTCAAAATCCTCTCTGGTCATTTGACTGTAAACATCTGTATCGGCTAAATTAAGCTGAAAATCCTTTTCAGGATGGGGATCTACCGTCACCGAAAGAACTGAATCAATAATCTGGATCTCGGAAATTTCTTCCCAGATCAATTGTTTTTTTGCCCTATAATTAAAAATTCCTTTTGAACTGACGGATAATTTTTTCACAGGCTCTTCGTCCGGCTTCATCCGTTCCTTAATACATCTGATGAAGATTTTTACTGAAGCATTAAAAAAAACAGATATTAATAAGAAAACAATGATGGAAATTAAAATTTTAAAGGGATTTTTGTTTGTAAACACAAGATAGATCAGTATACAAAGAACTGCCAGTAAACCAACCGTTAATATCAAAGAAAATACAATGTTTACATACCTCGGTTTTTCTTCTGATAACTTGTATAAAGTAATTTCTGATTCCATTTTAATTTATTTATCTGTACCTAGTATTAAAATTAACAGCCACACCCACAGGATGAGGGAGTATTGTAAATATAGACTTCTTTTTTATAATGATATTTCAATAGTTTTTCAAAAATTTCCTGTGTCATTTGTGTATGAAGATCTGTCTTGGATAGGTTCAGCTTGAAGTCTTTTTTAGGATTAAGATCCACGGTTACAGAAAGTACAGAATCTATAATTTGTATTTCTGAAATACTTCCCCAAACCATTTCTTTGCTTTCTGTGTAATAATTAATTCCCTCTCTGGAAATACCTAACACAGGGTAAATAACAGGTCGTTTTCTTTGCTTATTGATCAGGTGAAGGAAATATTTCACAACTTTATAGTGCAAAAACATAAATCCGATCCACAAAATATTGTTAAGAGTTTTTATTAATAGCTCATTGGTTATGTCTTGAAAAAAATACATCAGACATTGATTAATTCCCCAAAACAATCCATATACAAAAGCCACATATAGTATTATGGCAATAAAGCCTGGCTTTTCTTCCGGAACTGACTGTAAAGTAATTTCTGTTTTCATCTCGATCTCTTTATGTTAAAGTTGAGATAACAGAAAAATATAAAAGTCTTTCGTAGATCTTATTTGGTTTCTTAAAAGTCTTATATTAGAATTACAAATACATAATATATTGTATTACAAACAAATGCAATAACATTAGACTCAAGAATAAAAATGTAAGAAAAATTGAATCATAAGAAAAACGAGAAAATCTATAAGCCGGATTTTGTACTTCCTAAGAAGCGCTTGTTATTTATCTACGCTTTACATTGCTGCAAAACTTGAGCTGATTACCCCTCGGTTTTCAGGACGAGCCGCCCCTATTTTCATTACTGAAAAGAACCGATATACTTACCATTGCACCGCAAAGAGTTTACCTGGTTTCACTACAGCCGAACTGTACCTGCTTTCTGTTGCACTTGTCCTACCCTCACGGGTGACGGATGTTATCCGCTTTGCTGCTCTATGGTGTCCGGACTTTCCTACCCCTGCCGAAACAGGAATCAACAAGCCGATTTTCTCGTGGGCGCAAAGATACATAAATTTCGTGGTAAAAGGGCGAAAAGATGCAACAGCAAAGAGGTTAAATAAGAGAAAAAAGTTTTTCATTAACAATCTCATTCCCCAGCAGTTTTTATTACCTTGATATCATTATCAAATTTTTATTTTCCCAATAACTCCATTATTTTCCTCATTCGTTGCTTATTCACCTTTTTACGATTTTACCTTTTAATGATTTTGCTATTATTATTCTTCATCAATTACTACTTTATCGTTATCTTCGTGCCATTATACATCTATGAATTCCAGAGAAAAAGAATTTGCGCAACTTATTAAAGATAATCAAGGCCTGATTATTAAAGTTTCGCGCTTATATACCAATTCCCTGGAAGATGAAGAGGATCTTTTTCAGGAGATTGTCTTGCAACTTTGGAGAAGTTATGATTCTTTTAAAGGAAATTCTAAGATTTCCACATGGATGTACCGCGTAGCGCTTAATACCGCCATTACTCTTTTTAGAAAAAAAAGCAAAAGCTTTCCTACCAATGAACTGGACATCAACCACAAAGACTTTGTGGAAGATGATGATGAAAAACAACAACAGATCTCGCTTTTGTATACTGTAATCAA
This genomic interval from Chryseobacterium joostei contains the following:
- a CDS encoding polyphosphate kinase 2 family protein, whose amino-acid sequence is MDTNFSDDFKVNGKFSIKKTSTSYQGKLTKEEGTQLLIQEKEKLRELQERLYADGSQSLLVVLQAMDAAGKDSMIEHVFGGVNPQGCNVTSFKTPSSKEYSHDFLWRHYLTLPQKGMIGIFNRSHYESVLVCKVHPEYNLSEKTWSSVQDFDDKFWENRYESIRNFEKHLSQNGTTIIKIFLNVSKDEQKKRLLDRIDEQEKNWKFSAADLPERALFSQYMEAYETAINETSKDHAPWYVLPADNKWFARVAAIQIIIDTLEKMNLKYPKLSEKDKEDLQKAKQQLLDE
- a CDS encoding DUF4241 domain-containing protein; this encodes MTHIENIKKLFSKDFVESPLLESFEVGKIYLSSGKLVACDPLITNDMLAFSTNFPKGEFSVMLHKERESNCVAYAEIVFSNDEITDWKLATTAGQNIKELAKEEVFGYPVESGMGCFMDVDTQNSLNDLEQKLYHNKGADFMGIYEEFFHEYFFDEKGAIDQYAFLKPSETHPGTIFAFETGYGEGFYASYIAYSKDQSPVKIITEFIEIS
- a CDS encoding ribokinase — encoded protein: MNFSSDQPKIIVVGSSSIDLVLETDKLPLPNETVLAVNSESYFGGKGANQAVGTARLGASVYFIGCVGMDPLGQQIMRNLVSESVNVGFVHETDRESTGTAYVTTSGGNAAIVVVPAANKYLNTAHIDEADRYFHTSDLVLVQLEVSMEVVEYTVRKAKKYGKKVGLYASPAMRVSDEILEAVDFIVTKSSELYIIFGEEQREEVLKKYFNKVFVRDDSNSTIYFDGTEMKYYRNDKDTTVYKMGMGDAFTSGFAIALCHGNSIEDCVKFGNEVSSRVSGGKGSQTGLPRRSDFKF
- a CDS encoding valine--tRNA ligase, which produces MQISEKYNPQETEQKWYNYWLENKYFHSEPNDKPPYTIVIPPPNVTGILHMGHMLNNTIQDVLVRRARMRGFNACWIPGTDHASIATEAKVVAKLKSEGVNKSDITREQFLEHAWEWTNKYGGTILEQLKKLGCSCDWDRTRFTMEEKLSQQVIKSFVDLYNKGLIYRGYRMVNWDPEAKTNISDEEVIFKEQNGKLYFLKYKIEGSEEFLSVATTRPETIFGDTAVCINPNDERYAHLKGKNVIVPIVNRVIPIIEDEYVDIEFGTGALKITPAHDINDYEIGQKYQLKMIDALDDDGNLNEHGLHYAGKNRFEVRKQIAKELEEKDLLLKAEDYVNKVGTSERTGAVIEPKVSVQWFLKMSEIAKPALDVVMDDEVKFYPEKFKNTYKHWMENIRDWNISRQLWWGQQIPAYFYGTGDEDFVVAETKEEALVQAKQKTGNEDLTIESLRQDDDALDTWFSSWLWPMSVFDGILDPANKDINYYYPTSDLVTGPDIIFFWVARMIMAGLEYRKEVPFKNVYFTGIVRDKQRRKMSKSLGNSPDPLELMDKYGADGVRVGILLSSAAGNDLLFDEDLMLQGRNFMTKIWSAFRLINMWNHEDKPAIATDHQAIEWFENKLNKTIVEINDQFEKFRISDALHLIYKLIWDDFCGWYLEAIKPNYGEGISKEVYDRTIIFFEELMKLLHPFMPFQSEEIWHLISERSIEDALVIAQQKNADEFSEDVIKNFEISKELISGVRNYRQTKGISPRETVEVFTNATEFANEAVVRKLANIADINFGQKTDKPSFTFLVGATEVSIPLSENLDLGEEKTKTEEEVKYLKGFLISVEKKLSNEKFVANAKPEVVEVERKKQKDAIDKIAILEEKLKSL
- a CDS encoding glycine-rich domain-containing protein, producing MKPEFTSVLLDSTQLDYLRNPLWKRISDYQIDQAELAIPFSRKLAQTEGWMRRFCLLAIEEYKKFVYLCCVSKNGASPSIVVDKVWHLHLLYTTEYWKEYCPNILERELHHFPNVGGINDYNKHQDWYLETLKLYIHVFRQNPPEVFWRIPKEIIPFLLPENNKIKVTEQFTWKKTFENLHSKVFKYIHGKSVYK
- a CDS encoding RNA polymerase sigma factor, which produces MNSREKEFAQLIKDNQGLIIKVSRLYTNSLEDEEDLFQEIVLQLWRSYDSFKGNSKISTWMYRVALNTAITLFRKKSKSFPTNELDINHKDFVEDDDEKQQQISLLYTVIKTLPNIERAIVMMYLDDLPYKDIAENLGITEVNARVKMNRLKKTLKEQMEKYA
- a CDS encoding DUF1573 domain-containing protein; the encoded protein is MKKLIAGIALFGTFALASAQTITFDKTTFDYGTIKPSSDGTRFFTVTNTGDKPLIISNVKPSCGCTTPEFSQDPIMPGKSAKIKVGYNTALTGGFNKMIEVFSNDPANSRSVIYIKGNVDANAPEPKVLTPAEQKEAAKAEKKAAKLAKKTAAK